TTGCCCACTTGTTCTTCTTGAATCAAAATCTCTTCAAGAACTTCAAAAGCATTACTTGTATTAACTTGAGATGGCCTTGCTATCACCACCTTTTTGCCTTTCACTTTTTTAAATCCCTGATCTTCCTCTGTTTCTTTCTCAGGAGGATTTTTCACTGTTTCTGTCACCTCGTTCGGCTTCCATATTTTCTTCATTTGTTCCACAACTTTTGCCTTCTTACACACATTACTAGTATGGCCTATTCCATTACAAGTGGCACACTTTTCTGGTTTCCATTCATATGAAACCTCCAGATAAACTAGACTCCCTTTTTCATCTTCAAATTTGAGCGAGTTCGGAAAGCCTTTAGATATATCCATCTCTATTAAAACTCGAGCAAACTCTAGTTTATCTCTATTCATAGTATCTTGATCTTGTTTGATCATCCTCCCAAGAGTGCTCACTATTTTCCCCATTGATCTTTCCCCCCAATACTTCAAATCAAGCTGTCTGAGTTGAACCCAAACTAGCACTTTCCACATCTGTTCCCTGGTGAATTTAACATCTAGATCCCAAGCCTTCATTATAAGAGGCTTCTTATCAAATAATTGATAACCACCTTTAAGAATACCATCCCGATCCTCAATCGAATGAAAACGGACCAAAAATACTCCATGAATTAGTAGACTAACTCTATCAATATTCTTATTCTTCCATATTCTTTTCAGAAAGCCTTCTATAACATGTATAGGAGGGTTAGCTCCTAAAACATAGCAAACAATGGCAGAATTCCAGTAATTAATCTCATCAGCTATATCTTCATCTATAATCTTTGCACAACCCCCAATTTCCCCCATAACTTCTTTCTCAAAATGCAGAATAGGAAATTCCTGAGGAGACTTCTTACCAGTATTGTTCTTCGCAACATTAACAGCCCCCATTACTTCAGCAAAGGATGCTCGAATCATAGATCGTTGAATGATTTCATGCTCACTGGATCGTGGAGAAAGAGTTATCCCCACTCCATCTTCTCCGATTGCAGTAGTTATAGTCAGCGATAGATCTTTCCCTTCATCCAAATCGTTTTCGGAATCAGAGCATTGCAGTTCCTCTATCCCCAAAATCTAATCTATCTTCTTCGTTTTCTTAATTGGATCGGATGAACTCGGTCCTTTCTTCTTGGTTCCCTTCTTAGTAGCCTAAATTTTTGCTGAGTCCTTTCGTAGTCGCGGTCTCCCTGCCATGGCGCAGCTCAAGCCCTAACAGAGAACAGAGCTTAGAGAGTCCAATTtcatgtccaaataattgctaacttactactcattactcaataaaccccaaaatatgCATTAAAATTCCTaatatacccctaagctcaccttgAGCTaggtattaaaccctgttgtgactattccgctaatctgcttactaggatcgcctcgaaccGTATACTGcaagtatatccacataataatgtggcctcaatcatttaacacatataatcacatttatgcccttaacgggccaaattacagaCATGCCtctataaacaagaacgggcccacatgcatatttaatactcataaacacgcatctaaatatattcatatcatcatatatatcatgcatgccacatagtcacgcatttaatcaataaatcacaaatatatccaattatgtcatccctgcacgctaatcaaggcagtaaatcctattagcatttttgggtcgttacaagtctcttgtttggatcgtatgggtcgataggctcctcaagaaccaagattgaacatgatccataatttgacgataaggtcctaggacctgtctctctttttgatcgtgtgggtcgataggttcctcaagaaccaagatcgaacatgatcaaatagtttggcgacaaggtccttggaccagtctcttgtttggatcgtatgggtcaataggctcctcaagaaccaagattgaatatgatccataatttgacgacaaggtcctaggacctgtctctcttgttgatcatgtGGGTTGATAtattcctcaagaaccaggatcgaacatgatcaaataatttggcaacaaggtcctaggacatgtctcttgttgaacgtaatttaaagaattaagagaaacttaagaaattaaattcattcattcattgaagcacgatggttgttacatagataattctaaaataatacatttgcctcatgctcggctatgcttctttccgccaagtatttgacgggaacgacattcagggtgtcTGCGTCTTTGGAACTGGCAAGTTTGGCTAAGgtatcagcattggcattctgctccctcgggacttgtgtaatcgagtatctcttgaactgtgccaacaagtccttcaccatGTTCAGGTATTGCACCATCCTAATTCTCTTGGCTTTATACTCCCCAAGTACCTAGTACACTACTAGTTGGGAATCGTCgaatatctccagggattgtGCGTGCACATACCGAGATAGGTGTAATCCTGCTagcaatgcctcgtactcagcctcattgtttgaagtgttgaatccaaatctgagagcgcagtGGATTTGATGATTCTCTGGAGTGATCAGTATAATTCATGGGCCTGAGTTGTGctcgttggatgctccatcaacatatagcttccatacgagagtatctccttccttatcggtatctccattctatgattggtaggaagggtcttcaaggttggtgcccttGGCTATGAAGTCttccaatgcttgtccttttatcgtcgTCCTTGTATGATAAGTGATACCAAACTGTCCTAACTCCATCGCCCATTTGAGTAATCTTCCCGAGGCCTCTggcttctgaagaacttgtcgtagcggttgatcggttaggactcggattgagtgagcttggaagtatggacgcaaCTTCCGAGAGGTGATTACTAAATAGTAAGCTAGCTTTTCAAGaaggggatacctagactccgctcCTACTAGTCTTTTACCAATATAGTACACAGGGtattgtaccctgttctcttctttcatcaaagcagcgctgattgcatgctcggtaattgtcaaatagatgaatagtactttaccatctattggctttgctaggatgggaggttgagcgagatgctccttcaaggcttggaaggccttctcacattcctctgtccaatggatcttcttgctgcccctcagtaagttaaagaaggggacacacttgtccgtagactttgatataaACCTACTGAGTGCAACTACTTtccctgttaagctttgcacttctttgattatggtaggtgacttcatgtcaatcaattttttgatcttctcggggttagcctcgattccacgtgaattgactatgtatccgagaaacttaccagaaccaactccaaatgagcacttgtgaggatttaacttcatgcgatactttctaagtattacaGAGCATTCccccaagtcttgaacatgccctacaacttctttggacttgaccaacatttcATTGACATATACTTCTgtatttttgccgatcaagtctcggaacatgccattcactaaccGTTGgaaggtagctcctgcattcttcaagccgaatggcattaccttataacagtacaatcctttGTCTGTccagaagctggtatgttcctcatcgggagggtgcatacttatttgattatacctagaatatgcatccatgaatgagagtatttcatgtcctgcagttgcatcgaccagttagTCTAttttgggtagtgggaagcagtctttggggcaggccttgttcagatctgtgacgTCCACGCAtatcctccacttcccattttgttttgggaccagcacagggtttgatacccaatctgggtagtaggcctcccttataaaatagTTTTCCTTGAGTCattcgacctcctccttcaaggcttaagattagtctttgtcaagcagtctccttttttgttgcaccggtgggtagtttcggtccacattgaggacatggcctATTACGaacggagaaattccaaccatgtccttatgtgatcaggcaaagacgtcctggttcttcttcaaaaattctaccaatcgtgccttaatttccacctttagctccttctcgactttgattactctagtcgggtcctcctcctCTAGTAGGACTTCGTTAAGATCTTCGACTGTTCCTACCCCCAATGgcatcatccccaaagcgaggatcgatgtcatttccctcACTTTGgaaaacttgctataataacaaattttcattaaaaggagcccccggctctagtagagtgtttctttcaatgtcaacttccatgttgaaaacttcatcggttccttcattcccTTCGCAACAGATTAttaccatgttgtttacgcatggtcctttcttttccttgaccacTAACACATTATCccatgcctccctttggttaccttgtacgcatccttgccTTGCGCTTATGGGGCacttcaaagacagatgccagatagacattgctgtgtgtaatgccatcaggaggggtctcccaagcactacattgtaagcatatgagaaatctaccaccaggaactctgtcatcacagtctcgtgcctagggGTATCCCCCACCGTGActggtagtctgatagttcctgctgatgctaggcattctcccgtgaacccatatatcacttgggaacaaggtgtcaggtccttgaccgtgagcttcatcttctcgatggatgatttatagatgatatctactgagcttctcgtatccaccaagcatctttTCACTCGGttattggcgatttgaatggtaaggaccagagggtcattatgggggtacctcacgtgcttGGCGTCATCCTCCGTAGAAGttagagtttcactttcatacttcggagtttttggagaccgctccccGATTTCCATGCACTGgaaagactcccctacctcatgtcttagggtcatTGCATATTGCTcatgagcattgttactgttgcttgctatgtggggccccccacatatggtatccaatgtgaagtctaCGACCGTTGGTTCCAGTGGTAGACTCCTTTGCCTTGGAACTCTGGATTCCTActtggggtttcggtcttgactcgttacctcgagagttttcctgatcagaggagaaactctatctcatccttcaactatttgcactcgtttgtgtcatgcccatagtcattatggaaacaacaaaacttgttcttctccctctttccttctgagcacaagggtggtggctttcggtatggtttctcctggtatgttgccaagtaaatctcagcgcTTGATGTAGTCAAAAAACtatagttggtgaacctgggctggtagggctgatgcttaggtTATTTGTCGGTTGGTgttgacttagccttcttttctccactctgctcggcccctgaggtactcATCTTCTTTGCCCCCATTGCAACCCAGAGGGTTTGCACCGTTCTTGCCTGCCTTGATATTGGTCgtatggtttatgcctttttcttctttcatgatagcgtcatctagcttcatgtatttgtctgctcggtccaggaactcctgcaaggtgttgatggggttccagtgtatgctatcccacaagggactacgataaattattcctgccgagatggTAATGAACTTCCCTTCACCTCCTACTGTGGATGCTTGGTTTGCCtccctcatgaatctttggatgtattcctttagggattcatccttcccttgcttgatgtcagctagttgattggcataaactggttgaatccgtccGACACTGAAGACTTTGAAAAATTCCTTCCtaaactgctcccaggaagtgatggaataccattcttgagctgagtcaaagagagtggtagggaataccctgcacctataaccATGCTCCACATCGAGTAACTCCATAtgatcctcaaacttcccaatgtgttgtactgggtcctccttcccagtgtatgttggaagtttcggggtcttgtatttcggtggtggttgagcaaCTTGGATCTTGgtactgaagggactcccacttctatgagtcAGCTCGATGTCGGAATGTTTCTTTGTCAGGCCCTGAACATTCATGGTGAGTGCATCTATTTAagcctgcactgctggtgggatcgctgctctaGGTGGGGTAGATGTCCTCGATACCCCCTCTTGAGctctggtcctcctgttgatgacctcccttagatcctgaggttgtgcatatTTTTTGAGCCTATCGAACAcgatattggtgttgttcatcggttcTTTTCCCTTgcaagactgagggtgtaggggtggtaggtctgccttgcccttgctggTGTGATCCTGCCCccaagcctctcctcctacatgactttgagactttgattGGTTGTTTCCATTCCTATCACGTCTCTCATATGTCTAACCTTCATCTCCTGTGTCGTTTCCTCTAttcccctgggagggggccttcgggttggtaacactcttactccgaaatgaagtgttattcttcttagtcatggaggaggcagtcttaaACTGCACCTCCTCATCCtatctctgggaaagtggctgtgagagtgtccttggggttcgaatcctcccctgggactcccaattactgttgtctcgcatccctactgctttggcctgagcctccctcaccgcctaagcagcagcttcagcgttagctcgggctaactgggtAGCCACCTCCAGGGCCACAGcagcctcctggtgcctccggtcagcttcatgctccctctggatcatcctctggacctgctctTCTATCTCTCATTgttgtcgttccatagtctctctctggagggaaatttctacagcaaaggcctcctgcctcgccagaaattgcgccatctcctcctggtgagcatcttgtggatcttccacatcaggttgatctccaacctctacctgaggttcgttaacatgatcgatgggatcctgagtggtgaAATCCCTAGGAGCCGTCTTCTTTttctgactgggttttggaggcatcgtaaaactgatgaaagtgtgtttcttgatttcgtactctcaatgaaagcaccaaaatgttgacctgtgaaattggccaacggtcgtatgtacagtatacgacgccttttgaatgaaatgaatataatatacgacagagtacaaatatcttaaataaacacacggaaattttatagtggttcaaccctattctaatgaacagtaataacctaatccaatTAGTCTTTGGTAATGAATCACTGGATAGACAATTACATGAATGAACTGAAGTATTCACTCATCACCAATTTGCCCAGAGTTTCCCCCTAGAAAATATCTCTCTCAAAATCATTCTAAAAATAATCCCtttttatgaagccctgggtctttatttatagtacccaggagtTGTTACATGATTAGTAATACTGGAGATCATGGTGTGGTACACGATTATTGgatagtggagatacgtgtccacctccccactattatgagatcgtgggtcatctcgttgtttctctggatcgtggttgatgatgcacgattgaaacctttgggaaaatgctaagtctcggTTGGtccatgagacttaggtgctaggcccgatgaccctttagagcttgggtgctagacctgctgatcttctgggtgctaggcctgatgaccttttgggtgctaggcctggtGATTTCAGCTTGAATGAGCGTGAACTTTATCTAGCGAAGTGTATtagggagtttaggccgaccacgtCATGCAATCCTTGACAttgccaggccgaccacccctagaggttggggtcaggccgaccactcctagaaggtttaggcctggtcgattcccctataggtcctagacctatacatttttgttcatcggtcttttttcaatactttgtcgtttttttcatgacttgtgatgccacatgctgctttctcattcgccacatcatctcttgaattttgagggataacacatAAGTAAACACAAAGTTTAGGTATTTTAGCCACatatttctcttatttattttttagaagaCAAAAATAAGTTTTAGGATTTAATTTTTAATACAAATTcatttcttattttaattaaaatagatttctaatatattttttaattttaaaatcaaataacatatcatttttatattttaaactatattttttcaaattttaaattacaaTAGGATTTGAAAAATagaaaaaccaaaataaaaataaatgatagTTGATTACTCTCAAAACGTGACATCCAACAAATGTGGTTGTAGTAGAAATTGAGGGTTCATAACATgattatattgttttttttttctattttgtttttcATAGAATCATTTAGTTTCATGgcgtaattaaaatatattttaaaatataaaaaatatatttaaaatataaaaaatatatttaaaatctaatttaattaaaattaaaaagtgGTATTTGTAGTGCTAAAAATCCACTTAAACTAATAATGTACTTAAAGCCAACAAAGTAATCAGACAAGTCAACTAAGCTAACACTAATACGACCGAGTAGATCCATACTCATTGAAAGGCCATGCAGTCGGCCCACACAACCCTCTTGGCCCACTCAGTCTATTCAGCCCTTACGGCTCCTTATGTTTCAAACTGATACCCGAATCCACATCCGAGTCCACCTGGTCATCCAAAGGTGTCGATTCAGTCAACTATACAAGGAGTCAAAGGGACGTGTCCCCTTCATTGATATTCCAGGGACAACCCCTTTGGAACGAGTCAGACGAAACAATTAGGAAAAGGGTCAGCGGTAATATggaatattttataaaatgaagTCTAAAGAGGTCCTCGGGGGACACTTGGTAATCAATATTCGAACCAATTACTTTGACTCGGGTAGTCGAACCAGTCATCCGACCTTGCCATCAAGTTCCATCGCCATTATCACTTTTCTCTTACTCATCATTCCatcatttattattttgttatttcattTCTACTGCAGCATTTATTATTGCAGTTGGACTAACTTGAGTGTCAAAGTCCATTTGGTTGACACTGCactggtgctcccaattgaacacttgtcttattctttattcttgacaggttgctggtgtccaaattaatcaattgtaGAAATCACATTTAcattattaaataaaaactaatatcaaatcttacactttttttttcttcaaaaaaatgaATACATGAAATACGGCTAAAATATCCAAACTTTGTGTTTATCTACTGTTAAAATGCCTAAAATTTGTGTTTACTTATggataaatacaaaaaatttgTTCTTTTGGTAGTGAAAGTACCAAAACGTAGATCAACCTTTAGCTGACACGTGGCTATTAACTGGTCAGAATTCAGACTTAACGGTTGATACcgaaatgcaaaaaaaaaatacttttttggTACTTTCACCGCAAAAAAATTGGTActtaaatgtaaaaaaaaaatgaagatagAAAGAACATCAAGAGACAGAATGACTCCCAACACTTCCAAAACTATGCGGGAGCCTTTTTCTTCGTATCCATTAGAACGGGATTGGACACAAATGTAGGGCATTCTTTCTTCAGCACTATGACTTAGAGTTTGGGGGGACCTTTAACAATTTCACTGAAGGATAAGGGACTTCATCTATTGGGAGTTTTCTAGCTGCTTTCGATTCCTTAGCCACATGAATATAATGAGATTTTATATTCACTAATcaatacatataattttttataatgtattattttattttacttttatgtataattatttaaaaataattaaatattaaactatttttcctttttattaaaaaatttaaattattttttgaaaggTATCATATTTTAGTCAACGAGTGATGCTAACATACACATTTTCTACACAATTTTTTCAACCACACAATTTTTTAAGAATGGGAACATGTGAGACATCAATGTGGTTAATTATATTGACTCATCTGTTGGGAAATACTTATacatgattttatttattttaatgtaaattatatattaaacaaattaatataaaaaaacttagaacatgtttctataattgaatttaaacagtgATAATGATAATagcacttacattatacacagctGAATAAAtaagtcattcattcagtttctctaatccttgtatcctttctgtcgcaaggtttcaccaagaaactaaaccgatcttcaaatttcttcacagccttccacagtatccttagaatcacctagactagggtgggcaattatcaacacatgaaatagatacaaagagaagaagaagaagagaagagaatatagaggcttagaaaatgactttagTTGTAGAGAGAGTccaaaaccctaaagcatcaaaactagatcttatGATCATCTGTTCATCTATTTTCCACTCTCACTTAGTAttctttttataggctcaattaggtcacttatttaattaaaaaatcaataaaataataggtaatatcagccattaagtCAAATTTTTCATGAGCTTTAggtccgtgaaatttctcatttaattataagtctgttggacttaaaattaaggcccgtattattttctattgattaattatttaaattcattatcaaattaattatttataatttgaccttgatttaaacttatttattaatttagataccaatttgtcttacttaataaatcttccctaaaatctattttcttctctaaattgcattactctatgaaactatccaaaattaacctggtcaactttgataattctaaatgataattaaatcaattaattgagactatctagatgattttatccaaggtaatgtggggaccatggacctatgaaatcaagcttcaataagctatcataaatttaacaaataaatttactaacttaataattcctcgtgactctactaaagactcagaattgcactcttgaatttatagaacgctctataaccaatatagatacgttattagttatccattgctACAACCATAACTATCACTCAAACATATATAGACATTCTACAataagatgggactaaaataccattttaccccctcattgtattttatcattaaaacacttagttatttgtaaatgatatttcaataaactaatattaattactaaaatgagatctctatcatttagcacctcaaaccaaactaaaaggaaaccatcatttacttcttcatcagaagctatagatgttcatatctatgattaacactcccactcaattatactactgagttctcaagatgtaagtatgggctagtccgtagggtaactggtaacaaacaagtcaaataactcaaataatacaatcaattataatactaaccactcagaattgagattgaattgacctatggtaaactatatgatatcactataatagataataatagtatgtttacttatcttatctactgtcaatatcggtcaagtctgatgtaacaaatacatccgaccTTATCTAatttgctaatgttatggaaagaacataacactgtgatggacccaaaacgggtatgttttaaaaatttataactcgcaagcgcacgaatcgtatatgaaatatagtgttcgtgtaagcacgagatcgaacccaaaggagttgtctaaaatcaaaaagaaaattattttaaaccaaaattaataaactctaacctaactccaaagattgatgagaatttgtgacaagaaaatcaaataagagataataataaagaaattaaagacaatatataaacataaattaatagtagaaatcaagatggtaaaagaagattattaaggtattagaatccacaaaatataagttcaataatatttatgagtacattgattctcaagttttagtgatagttaaaataaatcaaactatcattttccaaatagatttataattttaagtacaaattacttctaaaaagataggatttttctttacttttcaaaaagtataatttcaaagtatttaatgtgaatcaacctaatgaaacaacaaaaaatcaaataatattatttataaggcaaaacataatatttttgttctaagcattggatgtgtacaatttaatgacacatcttacacaaaaaatattatgtttttgcactaatgaagaacaaagtgtaaatatgttataacaataaaaaatacaagatatttaaaatgaaagaaaatatttgaagaagaaaatccataaactttattgcacaaaatgggaaatcaacatacaacataaatactatctagttacatattatttcatcatcaccttaataatcttaaaaagattagaaactcataactagcatgaaaattacaaaccaaaaaattacaaacataaataggaaaatttggaggaggaacccccaaatttttcctctaaaaactcatagaaaaaatgatcaaaaagaataaaaaaaatgaagagaatggagtggtcttccAAGTGTAGGAATTTTGTGGTATGACCTCTCCCAAAATAAGCACatcccaaatggtcttgaaaatttccTATTtgtagccaaaatgagagtattaaaataatcaatttaaattaataa
The genomic region above belongs to Humulus lupulus chromosome 1, drHumLupu1.1, whole genome shotgun sequence and contains:
- the LOC133818366 gene encoding uncharacterized protein LOC133818366 encodes the protein MGAVNVAKNNTGKKSPQEFPILHFEKEVMGEIGGCAKIIDEDIADEINYWNSAIVCYVLGANPPIHVIEGFLKRIWKNKNIDRVSLLIHGVFLVRFHSIEDRDGILKGGYQLFDKKPLIMKAWDLDVKFTREQMWKVLVWVQLRQLDLKYWGERSMGKIVSTLGRMIKQDQDTMNRDKLEFARVLIEMDISKGFPNSLKFEDEKGSLVYLEVSYEWKPEKCATCNGIGHTSNVCKKAKVVEQMKKIWKPNEVTETVKNPPEKETEEDQGFKKVKGKKVVIARPSQVNTSNAFEVLEEILIQEEQVGKVLCEMQSIIDGGGDPPPINE